From a single Oncorhynchus tshawytscha isolate Ot180627B linkage group LG33, Otsh_v2.0, whole genome shotgun sequence genomic region:
- the LOC112230849 gene encoding arrestin domain-containing protein 3 isoform X2 → MPLATSFEGKHGSVRYWVRAELYRPWLLPVRVKKEFTVFEHIDINTPLLLAPQAGTKDKTLCCWFCASGPISLSAKIERKGYTPGESLQIFAEVENCSSRVVVPKAALCQTQTYFAKGKARQLQQQVAALRGDTLSQGKSQSWDGKLLHIPPVSPSILDCPLIRVEYSLMVYVDIPGGLNLSLSLPLVIGTIPLHAFTSRTSSISSYCCTVSWPERPEAPPSYSDLAVTEEQRRGCLERCEGSEVNQEGQGTLQAYITEFRFQPPPLYSEVDPNPEPSSGGQETRPLTLSLRTTLTCSEQTGNYTYR, encoded by the exons AT GCCCCTGGCCACGTCATTTGAAGGGAAGCATGGCAGTGTGAGGTACTGGGTGAGAGCAGAGCTCTACAGACCATGGCTGCTGCCTGTCAGAGTCAAGAAAGAGTTCACTGTCTTTGAACACATTGATATCAACACACCACTGCTACTG GCCCCTCAAGCTGGCACTAAGGACAAGACCCTGTGTTGCTGGTTCTGTGCCTCAGGACCCATCTCACTCAGCGCCAAGATAGAGAGGAAAGGATACACACCAG gtGAGTCCCTCCAGATCTTTGCGGAGGTGGAGAACTGTTCGTCCAGGGTGGTGGTGCCCAAGGCAGCGCTGTGCCAGACCCAGACCTACTTCGCTAAGGGCAAGGCTCGACAGCTCCAGCAGCAGGTGGCGGCCCTGCGTGGGGACACCCTGTCCCAGGGGAAGAGCCAGAGCTGGGACGGAAAACTGCTCCACATACCCCCggtctccccatccatcctggaCTGTCCACTCATTAGAGTGGAGTACTCACTGATG GTGTATGTGGACATCCCTGGGGGGTTGAACCTGTCTCTGTCATTGCCGTTGGTGATAGGGACCATCCCCCTCCACGCATTCACCAGTCGAACCAGCAGCATCAGCAGCTACTGTTGTACCGTCAGCTGGCCGGAGAGACCTGAGG CTCCCCCCAGCTACAGTGACCTAGCGGTGACAGAGGAGCAGAGGCGAGGCTGTCTGGAGCGCTGTGAAGGGTCAGAGGTCAACCAAGAGGGCCAGGGAACGCTGCAAGCTTACATCACAGAGTTCAGATTCCAGCCCCCACCTCTCTACTCCGAG GTTGACCCTAACCCAGAGCCGAGCTCTGGAGGTCAGGAGACCCGACCCCTGACCCTCTCGCTGAGGACAACACTGACCTGCTCAGAGcaaacaggcaactacacatacagATGA
- the LOC112230849 gene encoding arrestin domain-containing protein 3 isoform X1, which produces MVLGKVKTLAVCFDYLNDNNVPVYSGGDSVSGRVIIEVAGEVRVKTLNITARGVAKVRWTESRNAGANTAYTQNYTEEVEYLNHSDTLIGEERDEDSPEEALTVLNTGLHEFAFSFLLPQMPLATSFEGKHGSVRYWVRAELYRPWLLPVRVKKEFTVFEHIDINTPLLLAPQAGTKDKTLCCWFCASGPISLSAKIERKGYTPGESLQIFAEVENCSSRVVVPKAALCQTQTYFAKGKARQLQQQVAALRGDTLSQGKSQSWDGKLLHIPPVSPSILDCPLIRVEYSLMVYVDIPGGLNLSLSLPLVIGTIPLHAFTSRTSSISSYCCTVSWPERPEAPPSYSDLAVTEEQRRGCLERCEGSEVNQEGQGTLQAYITEFRFQPPPLYSEVDPNPEPSSGGQETRPLTLSLRTTLTCSEQTGNYTYR; this is translated from the exons ATGGTGCTGGGCAAGGTGAAGACTTTAGCCGTCTGCTTCGACTATCTCAACGACAACAATGTTCCCGTTTACTCCGGTGGTGATTCGGTATCCGGGAGGGTGATCATCGAAGTCGCAGGCGAGGTTCGCGTCAAAACGCTGAACATAACCGCCAGAGGAGTAGCCAAGGTGCGGTGGACAGAGTCCCGCAACGCTGGGGCCAACACTGCCTACACTCAGAATTACACCGAGGAGGTGGAATACTTAAACCATAGCGACACGttaataggagaggagagag ATGAAGACAGTCCAGAGGAGGCCCTGACTGTTCTCAACACAGGATTACACGAGTTCGCGTTCAGCTTCCTGCTACCACAGAT GCCCCTGGCCACGTCATTTGAAGGGAAGCATGGCAGTGTGAGGTACTGGGTGAGAGCAGAGCTCTACAGACCATGGCTGCTGCCTGTCAGAGTCAAGAAAGAGTTCACTGTCTTTGAACACATTGATATCAACACACCACTGCTACTG GCCCCTCAAGCTGGCACTAAGGACAAGACCCTGTGTTGCTGGTTCTGTGCCTCAGGACCCATCTCACTCAGCGCCAAGATAGAGAGGAAAGGATACACACCAG gtGAGTCCCTCCAGATCTTTGCGGAGGTGGAGAACTGTTCGTCCAGGGTGGTGGTGCCCAAGGCAGCGCTGTGCCAGACCCAGACCTACTTCGCTAAGGGCAAGGCTCGACAGCTCCAGCAGCAGGTGGCGGCCCTGCGTGGGGACACCCTGTCCCAGGGGAAGAGCCAGAGCTGGGACGGAAAACTGCTCCACATACCCCCggtctccccatccatcctggaCTGTCCACTCATTAGAGTGGAGTACTCACTGATG GTGTATGTGGACATCCCTGGGGGGTTGAACCTGTCTCTGTCATTGCCGTTGGTGATAGGGACCATCCCCCTCCACGCATTCACCAGTCGAACCAGCAGCATCAGCAGCTACTGTTGTACCGTCAGCTGGCCGGAGAGACCTGAGG CTCCCCCCAGCTACAGTGACCTAGCGGTGACAGAGGAGCAGAGGCGAGGCTGTCTGGAGCGCTGTGAAGGGTCAGAGGTCAACCAAGAGGGCCAGGGAACGCTGCAAGCTTACATCACAGAGTTCAGATTCCAGCCCCCACCTCTCTACTCCGAG GTTGACCCTAACCCAGAGCCGAGCTCTGGAGGTCAGGAGACCCGACCCCTGACCCTCTCGCTGAGGACAACACTGACCTGCTCAGAGcaaacaggcaactacacatacagATGA